From Arachis stenosperma cultivar V10309 chromosome 2, arast.V10309.gnm1.PFL2, whole genome shotgun sequence, one genomic window encodes:
- the LOC130962687 gene encoding receptor-like protein kinase FERONIA: MGLLRDMCCFYKSNISRETNPSNPTLTSTKQLFSNQRLVSTKQPSSVIKELCHHFSLAELQSSTNNFNHSSIIGEGGFGVVYKGHLKQSSAAVAIKRCKKESFFGFSEFKNEVVLLSQIHHPNLMPLVGFCVERNELVLVYEYMSNGSLSDHIHLNKIIRDPLPWKLRLKICIGVARGLHYLHTGLKYAIIHRHIKSRNIVLDHNWEPKISGLFLSKRGPYSMSKSLIRVNSRVMSTCGYSDPEYAATGDLTEKSDVYLFGIVLLEVFSAMSPMDLIKEHLKRKYLLKSYAEEIVDPFLKSKIDPSCWNLFVDIAHRCLVVDGRERSDMGEVEVELEHALQLQEEADSKYEPNANS, translated from the coding sequence ATGGGTTTGCTTCGAGACATGTGTTGTTTCTATAAGTCAAATATCTCAAGAGAAACGAACCCTTCTAATCCAACCCTCACCTCAACAAAACAACTCTTTTCAAATCAAAGACTTGTCTCAACAAAACAACCATCATCCGTAataaaagaactttgccaccacTTTTCACTTGCTGAGTTACAATCATCAACAAATAACTTCAACCATTCTTCCATAATCGGAGAAGGCGGATTTGGCGTTGTTTACAAAGGTCATTTGAAACAAAGCTCCGCCGCAGTCGCCATCAAGCGATGCAAAAAGGAATCATTCTTCGGTTTCTCAGAGTTTAAGAACGAGGTTGTCTTGCTCTCACAGATACACCACCCTAATCTCATGCCATTAGTTGGATTTTGTGTCGAAAGAAACGAGTTAGTTCTTGTTTATGAATACATGTCTAATGGTTCCCTTTCTGATCATATTCatcttaataaaattataagggATCCACTCCCATGGAAACTTAGGCTTAAGATTTGCATTGGAGTAGCGCGTGGACTACACTATCTTCACACAGGACTCAAGTATGCAATCATACACCGTCACATTAAATCGCGCAACATTGTTTTAGATCATAACTGGGAACCGAAAATTTCGGGGTTGTTCTTGTCCAAAAGAGGTCCATATAGCATGTCAAAATCATTGATTAGAGTTAATTCGAGAGTAATGTCAACATGTGGATATAGTGATCCAGAATATGCAGCAACCGGTGATTTAACTGAAAAATCGGATGTGTATTTATTTGGTATAGTTCTATTAGAAGTTTTTAGTGCTATGTCACCAATGGATCTTATTAAGGAACATTTGAAACGTAAGTATTTGTTGAAGTCATATGCTGAGGAAATTGTTGATCCGTTTCTGAAGTCAAAGATTGATCCAAGTTGTTGGAATTTGTTTGTTGACATTGCTCATCGATGTTTGGTTGTTGATGGAAGAGAGAGGTCAGATATGGGTGAAGTGGAAGTGGAGCTTGAACATGCATTGCAATTGCAAGAGGAAGCTGACTCCAAATATGAGCCGAATGCCAATTCCTAA
- the LOC130960503 gene encoding plasmodesmata-located protein 3-like, with the protein MIIIKRHYSHPFLLLFTTVILLLLLPVSDAADNTSLVYKVCSDEKLHDPSGVYSQNLKSLLVSLVSQSSQKPFFTTNSGTGQNNMIMGLYQCRGDLSNTACYNCVSKVPYILDNLCGKVVAARIQLSDCYLRYEVVGYKQVPETQLLYKVCGSKQANGDGGDGFEEKRESAFGMVENGVKSSNGGKLFYKGSYQSLNVMGQCEGDLAIDDCGDCVKSAEEQAKAECGDSFQAQIYLHKCFLSYSFYPEGVSSTMPSSTAESAAQEGTQKTAAIALGIFAAIIFCCVVFLCVKSVMDKKRDGTWK; encoded by the exons ATGATCATTATCAAAAGGCACTATTCTCacccttttcttcttctcttcactACTGTtattcttctcctccttcttcctGTGTCAGATGCTGCAGATAACACAAGCTTGGTTTACAAAGTTTGTTCAGATGAGAAACTACATGACCCATCTGGGGTTTACTCACAGAACCTCAAATCCTTATTGGTTTCTCTTGTTTCACAATCTTCACAAAAACCTTTCTTCACAACAAATTCTGGCACTGGCCAGAATAATATGATCATGGGTTTGTACCAATGCAGAGGAGATTTATCAAACACTGCTTGCTACAACTGTGTCAGCAAAGTTCCTTACATTTTGGACAATCTTTGTGGCAAG GTGGTGGCTGCGAGAATCCAACTAAGTGATTGTTATCTGAGGTACGAGGTTGTGGGGTACAAGCAGGTTCCTGAGACTCAGTTACTTTACAAGGTGTGTGGTTCAAAACAAGCAAATGGAGATGGTGGTGATGGGTTTGAGGAAAAAAGGGAGTCAGCTTTTGGCATGGTGGAGAATGGAGTGAAGAGTAGTAATGGTGGGAAATTGTTCTACAAAGGGAGTTACCAATCTTTGAATGTAATGGGGCAGTGTGAGGGTGATTTGGCCATTGATGATTGTGGTGATTGTGTTAAAAGTGCTGAGGAACAAGCCAAAGCTGAGTGTGGTGACTCATTTCAAGCACAGATTTATCTCCATAAGTGCTTCCTCAGTTATAGCTTTTACCCTGAGGGAGTTTCTTCCACCATGCCATCTTCAACTGCAG AGTCAGCAGCCCAAGAAGGCACTCAAAAAACAGCAGCCATTGCTCTGGGGATATTTGCAGCTATTATTTTCTGCTGCGTTGTTTTCTTGTGTGTCAAGTCAGTGATGGATAAAAAAAGAGATGGAACTTGGAAGTGA
- the LOC130960504 gene encoding mitochondrial import receptor subunit TOM9-2 produces MSSSQSRRGGVSLPERPGGRDDSLIVKISRSPIVARGKQAAGDAAFVAKKLLRSTGKAAWIAGTTFLILVVPLIIEMDREQQFNEIELQQASILGTPASIGPPK; encoded by the coding sequence ATGTCATCGTCGCAATCCAGAAGAGGCGGAGTGTCCCTCCCTGAGAGGCCAGGAGGCCGCGACGACTCCCTCATCGTGAAGATCTCCCGCTCCCCCATCGTTGCCCGCGGAAAACAGGCCGCTGGAGACGCCGCCTTCGTGGCCAAGAAGCTCCTCCGCAGCACCGGAAAAGCCGCATGGATCGCCGGCACAACGTTCCTCATCCTCGTCGTCCCTCTCATCATCGAAATGGATCGCGAACAGCAGTTCAACGAGATCGAGCTCCAGCAGGCCAGCATCCTTGGTACTCCCGCCTCCATTGGTCCTCCTAAGTGA